From Leptospira brenneri:
ACCATTGCTCCCTATGGGTCGCAACGATTTGGCTCACAAAACTGTTCGATCCCCGACTTTGGTTTGTTAGTTGGATTTTGTTTTTTGGATTAGAAAAATTTGGTGCCCCAGGAGGGAATCGAACCCCCACTGTCGGTTCCGAAGACCGATGTTCTATCCGTTGAACTACCAGGGCATGGTGATAGATGTATTGTCAGGATAGAGGGGCGCTGTCATCGGGCAAATGATTTTTTGGTAAAGAAAGGCTCATACGAATGATATAACCCGAAAGAAGGATGGTCCACCCTATCAGAAAGAATCGAAGGAATAAGAAAATATAATAAATAGGTTTTGGTTTTCCGGGAATCATAAAGATGGTCAGGTCATTTGCTGTGACAATCTGAGAGCCGGGAATTTTTTTACGGATTGAATCAAAGGCTTTTCGAAAGTCACCCAACCTTTCGGAAGGATCCAAACGAAAGTCATTGGTGTAACGAAGTGAACCTTCATCCCCAAAGGCATAAAAATGCGATTCCCAACCAAGAAAACTAAACTCCGCAGGGAGAGAACCAGGAGGGTTTTTTAGGAAATAATAGAGAGTTCCCCCTTCGTAAGAAAAGGAAGGAATTTGGCCTTCCAACCTGAGTTTTTCTTTGCTAAACCCATCTTCGTAAAAATCGGACCAGTCCCCCCATTGGTAAACAGTTCCTGATTCTTCTTTCCAAAGAAAACCACCGAGGCTCGGAAGTGATTCCAAAGCAGTTTCCAAAGATCGAAACTTGGCATTTTTTGACTGAACGTCCGATTTAGAAAGACTTAAGGAACGAAGGGAATTTTTCAATTGGATGCGTAAGTCTCGGAGTTCTGCAGCATTGGATTCAAGGACACGTTTACGAATTTCAGTTTCTTCTTTGCGGAAGGGATTTGCAAACACAACGTCAGAAATAGAATACATCATTTCCGTAAGTGGATCTGTGGAATCAAGTTTCGTTTGGGCAAACAGATTTTGACTGCTTACCAAAGATAGGAATAAAACAAACAAAAAATAGATTCTCATCCCTTTACCTATCGGCCAAACTGGGAAGAATGATGAACTGTCCTATCTGCGAAGCGCATAAAAATAAATCAGAAATTATCTTCCAAAATGAGGATTGGGTTCTTAGGAAAGCTGACCAAAACCTAGAAGGATATTTGTATTTAGAACATAAGGAGCATGTCGACTCCTGGTTTAACCTGACAGCGACGGCTTTTGAAAATTATGGTCGTGCCCTCCACAAAGGTACTGAAATTTTAAAAACATTCCAACCAGAAAAAATGTATTTTGTGGCCATAGCAGAAAAAGTTCCTCATTTACATGTACATCTCATTCCTCGTTATGAAAACCAAGAGAAAGGGATAGATCATATCGCAAAAGCAACGGGGCCGGGTTTTCCAAAACCCATGTAGGGTCTTTAAGAGAATTAAAAAAAAGACTAGGTTTTTTTAAATTCGTTTCTAGGATTTTTATTTGTGATTTTAGAGAGACATCCCACAAACCAAGTTCCTAAATATGCAGCAAGTGATCTCACTGACCTCCAAGAACGTTTTTTCCTTTTACAAAGAGAAAGTTCCAAACAGAAAATTGCTCATATCTTTCTCATCGAAGGGTTTGCCTCCACAGGGAAAGGATCCATATTACAATCGTTAACTATAAGACTTGATCCAAGAAAATTCAAAGTTCATTCTCCTTATGTAGACCAATCGGAAGATAGAGGATATCCTTTTCTTTGGAATTTTTGGAAAGTGGTTCCACGTTACGGTGAATTATTATTTTATCTAAATACTTACTACAGTCGTTTGGCCTATCTTCGATCTGAAAAAAAAATCAAACTTGCAGAATATGACCAGAGGTTACTTTCCATTTTAAATACAGAAAGAATTCTCTCAAAAGATAAAGTCATTGTTCACAAATTCTTCTTACATATTTCCAAAAAGGACCAAAAAAAACGTTTAGAAGATTCCAAAAAGAAAAAAAAGGAATGGGAACTTTCTCCCTTTGACAAAGACCAAGGTGAACATTACAACCGTTACTTTGAAATTTTTGATTCGATCCTGAGTGCTTCTCGAACGATCGACTCCCCTTGGCAAATCATCTATAACGAAAAAAAAGAAGAAACCAAACTCCTTGTTTTCGAAGCAATCATAGAACGACTGGAAAGAGTTTTACAATTTGATTCACGGGAAGCCCTACATTCAATCAATCACGGAATGGAGCTTATCCCATGAAATCCAATGATTCACAAACTCGAATCCTCCATCTAAACCAATTAGATAAATCGCAAAAACTAACGGCCGATGAATACCAGACGAAAATGAAGGTATTAAAAAACAAAATCCGCGATCTGACATTTCTTGCCAAAGCAAAAGACAGGCCCGTTTTGTTTGTTTTTGAAGGTTGGGACGCTGCTGGGAAAGGTGGAGCCATTCGCCGCCTAACACAGGAAATCGATCCAAGACTATTTGAAGTGCATAATATTGCAGCCCCAAGTTCCGAAGAAATCCAACACCATTATCTTTGGCGATTTTGGAACCGAATTCCCCCAAAAGGTCATATTGGAATTTTTGACCGTTCTCATTATGGTCGTGTCCTTGTGGAAAGAATCGAAGGTTTTGCCTCCGAATCCGAGTGGTCCCGCGCTTACGAAGAAATTTTACTTTTTGAAGAACAGTTGGTGAGTTTTGGAACCATTATCCTTAAGTTTTGGCTTCATATTGATTCCGACGAACAATTGTTACGATTTGAATCCAGAAAAAATGATCCCCTCAAACGATGGAAACTCACGGACGAAGATTGGCGTAACCGAGACAAATGGACTCTCTACGAAGAAGCAGCCAACCAAATGTTTCAAAAAACCGATGCACCGAGAGCCCCCTGGATTCTAGTCCCTGCCAATGACAAATACTTTGCAAGGGTTATGGTTTTAGAAACGGTTGTGAAAAGATTAGCGGAAGAATTGGAGTGATTTTCTTTGGGGCGAGTCCCGAACTTTAAACATCAAAAACAATCATTGCTGTTTGGCGGTAACATTCTTTTTATCTCTCGGGAACGGGCCACTCTGGGGTCCGCGTTCGCTCCCGTCTGACCAAGCCTGACATGTCCCTCTCGCAGGGGATTAGCTTGGGAACGAAAAGCGGTCGAATTGATAAAAGAATCTAATAACGTTCACAAATGAAATTCTTGATACAAAAACCTACTGCATTTAAACCAAGATTTAGAAATTAGTGTTTCGTTCCACCGGAACTAAAGACAACAGACAAAAGGAGATTTTCAAATTTTCGTTGTCATTAATTCTAGAAGTATATTCTTCTTGAGTAATGCGCCCTGCTTCGAATGCATTACGATGCCTAAGATTGAAATTCTCTATTACTGCTGCCATTTCAATGCATGCTTTTGGATTTTTTTCTTTTTCAGGTGCACACACGCAAGTAAATAAGATAAATACCATACAGATAATCTTTTTTATCATTCTTTTATATACCTTTGATTTCCTACAGAAAAGTTATTTGCAATTCGCTTTATAATAAAATCCTCAAATTCTTAAAAAGTTAAGAACCTTTATTAATGATGTTAATTTAAAAAATAGTTCAAGAGATATTATTTAATTTCTCTTCTCACGTTCATTACTGAAAATCAAGAGTTATAAAATGACTCCTTTTAAAAATAAGTATGTTTTATTTTTAACCAATTCGCTTTATACCTACCACTTCTTACAAAAAAGGCTGTTTTGAAATTCTTATCAGCCACAAATGCGCAACCAACTCCCATCGGACCAAAACATCCCGTTTTCCCTACAAATGCAGCAGCATCACCGATTTTCCATTTATTGGCTCGGCTTAAGTCATACCCCATACCTCTTAGATTACCATAGAAAGAGTATAATGGAACACCGATTGCAAACGTCAAAACATCACTCGCATTTAATTTACTCGGCCGACTAAAAGCCTTAAAACTATCTTTTACAAATTCATTAGCACCTCGAGAATGACGACGGTCATCACCTGGCCCTTGAAACTCTAATAAAGATGTCGATGCTGAATCATCATGTGTTTGCGAGACTTTATCCATTGGACTTTTAGGAATAGTGCGCACCAAAGGGGCAACTATAAATGCAAAAAATAATGTTCTACTCCATAATTCTTCCTGGCTTAATCCACTCTTTGTAGCTTCAGAGTATGCAAGAAATCCAATAAAAAAAGATACTAATGCTGAGACAACTTTACTCTTATCTTTATTGAAAAAATCTGAAAAAGCATCTTTGTTTCCATTCCCACTATAATTATGACCTGGTGTAGCAAAAGAACCCATTTTATTCTTAAAATACCTCTCAAAAACATACCAGACGAATACTTGAGACTCAAGGAAAGTTCCGTCATCCACCTCATTCCCCGTATAATCCGTCTTAGACAGTGGATTCCCATCCACATACATCTGCCGGTTCATTCCGTTTGGTTTGTTTGGAAATGTCATTCCGTCATTACTCAGAAACCTTCCTACCATCGGATCATAGTATCTGGCTTTGTAATAGGAAAGCCCACTTTCTTTGTCCTCTTCTTGGCCTGTGTATTTGAACTTCACGATATCGGGACCATACGAATCGGTTCGGAGTATTTCTCCATAAGGTTTATAACTAATATGAGACTTGCCTCCTCTTTCCCCGCCAGCAAGGGCGTTTCCATGACCATCGGTGATCATGGTGATACTTCCTAAATGGTCTGGATGGAAAAAAAACATTCCTGACACTCGGGAAGATTCAGGAGAACTGGAGCCGCCATTGTTTCCGCCTAGATTGATAGGCCCTCCGACAGAAGGAGTGTCCACAGGTACAGAAGCCGCTCCTAAGATCCAAATGGGTACACCCGATTCTGACTCGGCTCCTTCAAAAAGCAAAGGGAAACAACCAGCAGTCGTTGTAAATGAGAAGATCAGTAACATCCCTCCACTCACATAACGAAGAAATAACGATCTCGTATTCCCAAAAATACTAACAAAAAAAGGAGAGTATCCAAAACCAGGAACCACTTGCGTTGTATTTGGTTCTAAACCCTTTTCTCTTCCTTTATGTACCAAGTAAACTAGCAGGAAGAACACAATCACCCAAGGAAGCATTCTGTGACCAGATAACAGATATCCCTCGGAATATACATTGGTTCTTTCTCCCATTTCTTTGAGTACATAGGTAGCTAGGGAACCAAGGCTTTGTCCACAACCCACATCTGTCAAAGTACAAAGGGTTTGGTTCCAAAGAGAATTTACAGAAGAGACAGATTGGCTAAGAATCGCATCCGTTCTTGTGTATTGAGACACGAGATCGTTGTCATGGCTGTAAATATAAAGAGTATGTTTGTCACCTTGGCCGGGTGTGCGAACAATTTCATATAAATTATTAAAGTTGTATGTAGTTGTCCCAGCATTCTTTAATGATTTTTTGATACGGTTTCCAGAATACTCATAATCATAATCAAACCTATCCCCATTTTCCGTATCAATGGATGCAATTTTTCCAAGTGCATTGTAGAGAATTTGATCTCCATTTCTGGATGTCATATTACCCACAGAATCGTATACATAATTCATGGTTCCCGTATTCGGACTATTCACACTGGTTGTTGCATGGATATGGTTAGGGTTAGAATAACTATATTGGAATGCCCCTTTCTTTAAAAGATTTCCATTTTTTGCATACGTATACACTTCCTCGCCATACTTTCCATTGGCTTTGATGATTCGATTTAAGTGATCATATTCAAAAACTTGATTCCTTGATTCATTGAGAAGGTCTGTAATAGATTGAATATTCCCTCGCACATCATAGGCCA
This genomic window contains:
- a CDS encoding HIT family protein, whose translation is MNCPICEAHKNKSEIIFQNEDWVLRKADQNLEGYLYLEHKEHVDSWFNLTATAFENYGRALHKGTEILKTFQPEKMYFVAIAEKVPHLHVHLIPRYENQEKGIDHIAKATGPGFPKPM
- a CDS encoding polyphosphate kinase, whose protein sequence is MILERHPTNQVPKYAASDLTDLQERFFLLQRESSKQKIAHIFLIEGFASTGKGSILQSLTIRLDPRKFKVHSPYVDQSEDRGYPFLWNFWKVVPRYGELLFYLNTYYSRLAYLRSEKKIKLAEYDQRLLSILNTERILSKDKVIVHKFFLHISKKDQKKRLEDSKKKKKEWELSPFDKDQGEHYNRYFEIFDSILSASRTIDSPWQIIYNEKKEETKLLVFEAIIERLERVLQFDSREALHSINHGMELIP
- a CDS encoding UDP-galactose-lipid carrier transferase; this encodes MKSNDSQTRILHLNQLDKSQKLTADEYQTKMKVLKNKIRDLTFLAKAKDRPVLFVFEGWDAAGKGGAIRRLTQEIDPRLFEVHNIAAPSSEEIQHHYLWRFWNRIPPKGHIGIFDRSHYGRVLVERIEGFASESEWSRAYEEILLFEEQLVSFGTIILKFWLHIDSDEQLLRFESRKNDPLKRWKLTDEDWRNRDKWTLYEEAANQMFQKTDAPRAPWILVPANDKYFARVMVLETVVKRLAEELE